A portion of the Drosophila sechellia strain sech25 chromosome 2R, ASM438219v1, whole genome shotgun sequence genome contains these proteins:
- the LOC6609775 gene encoding uncharacterized protein LOC6609775 yields MKSLTLLALLILATLAFVHGGKVTINGKCVNCSHDQTTTTTHKPTSGKGSGGRTTARPSSRSSPSRGRPSWDDDEDDADLAGGWSLHQSAGGTQYIGRRSKRQSRGGQYIDLGGSGGRGGGGGWAGSGITTIDSSGYPGGTLVRNSDCVGCNIRG; encoded by the exons ATGAAGAGCCTGACGTTATTGGCGCTTTTGATCTTGGCCACGTTGGCCTTTGTCCACG GTGGCAAGGTGACCATCAACGGCAAGTGCGTGAACTGCTCCCATGATCAAACGACTACCACCACGCACAAGCCCACAAGTGGAAAAGGAAGTGGAGGCAGGACCACAGCCAGGCCCAGCTCGAGATCATCTCCATCCCGCGGTCGCCCATCATGGGATGACGATGAGGATGATGCTGACCTGGCCGGTGGCTGGTCACTGCATCAATCGGCTGGAGGAACTCAATACATTGGCAGGCGTTCGAAGCGTCAGTCGCGCGGTGGTCAGTACATCGATTTGGGCGGATCTGGCGGAAGGGGTGGAGGCGGAGGCTGGGCAGGATCGGGCATAACCACCATCGATTCCAGTGGCTATCCCGGCGGAACCCTGGTGCGCAACAGTGATTGCGTTGGTTGTAATATTCGCGGATAA
- the LOC6609774 gene encoding immune-induced peptide 1, producing the protein MRFFAVVTVFVLGVLALANAVPLSPDPGNVIINGDCVNCNVRGGK; encoded by the exons ATGAGATTCTTTGCAGTCGTCACTGTCTTTGTGCTTGGTGTTCTGGCTTTGGCCAATG CTGTTCCGCTGTCACCCGATCCAGGAAATGTTATCATCAATGGCGACTGTGTAAATTGCAATGTTCGTGgtggaaaatag
- the LOC6609773 gene encoding immune-induced peptide 1: MKFFSVVTVFVLGLLAVANAVPLSPDPGNVIINGDCRVCNVHGGK, encoded by the exons ATGAAATTCTTCTCAGTCGTCACCGTTTTCGTGCTCGGTCTGCTGGCTGTGGCCAACG CTGTTCCACTGTCGCCCGATCCTGGAAATGTGATCATCAACGGCGACTGCAGGGTGTGCAATGTCCACGGTGGCAAGTAG